From the genome of Eucalyptus grandis isolate ANBG69807.140 chromosome 2, ASM1654582v1, whole genome shotgun sequence, one region includes:
- the LOC104433340 gene encoding uncharacterized protein LOC104433340 produces MEDVLTEIPPPSRFFQEDLNNFISPSPPLPTPFFVFSKPKLDGPLRPSLLIIALSSPSLFIFDQIPSKNLIGTLILPEIALSGISVEPSRGDKSCNIYAIDDAADNSILLVTVQCPVAAERCHLIAKMLIGQCILAERVLIFTSIQSQNFRGKLSPDETFAFKLETSPERSSADTGSGHSSLLKGLDYFPSGSMIDGLAAALLGRCEMMNIRGALCVSWPEFDGSVVAMIKSILHRNVLPHFRFRLNCDGGEQLSRSTLYKDQPLDPEFYT; encoded by the coding sequence ATGGAAGATGTCCTTACTGAGATACCTCCACCGTCAAGGTTTTTCCAGGAAGACCTCAACAACTTTATATCCCCATCGCCTCCTCTTCCTACTCCTTTCTTTGTGTTCTCAAAACCTAAACTTGATGGACCTCTTCGCCCATCTCTCCTGATTATTGCCTTATCTTCTCCGTCTCTCTTCATCTTCGACCAAATACCTTCTAAAAATCTAATTGGAACTCTCATCCTCCCTGAGATTGCCTTGTCTGGCATCTCGGTTGAACCTTCTCGTGGAGATAAGTCCTGCAACATCTATGCTATCGATGATGCTGCTGATAATTCGATACTACTGGTCACTGTTCAGTGTCCTGTGGCTGCAGAAAGATGTCACCTCATTGCCAAGATGTTGATTGGTCAATGTATTCTTGCTGAGAGGGTTCTAATTTTTACTTCAATTCAGAGCCAGAACTTCAGAGGGAAGCTCTCACCAGATGAAACCTTTGCTTTCAAGCTGGAGACATCACCAGAAAGAAGTAGTGCAGATACTGGTTCTGGACATTCATCTTTGCTAAAGGGCTTAGACTATTTTCCATCAGGAAGTATGATAGATGGCTTGGCCGCTGCTCTGTTGGGACGATGTGAGATGATGAACATCAGAGGGGCGCTCTGTGTTTCATGGCCTGAATTTGATGGCTCTGTTGTGGCCATGATAAAATCTATCCTGCACAGGAATGTGTTGCCTCACTTTAGATTCCGCTTGAATTGCGATGGAGGGGAGCAGTTATCAAGGTCTACTCTTTACAAGGACCAGCCATTGGATCCAGAATTTTATACCTGA
- the LOC104433341 gene encoding ASC1-like protein isoform X1 has product MEYFEELRRADWERESYPEYGDVAVLPFSVLFFLIARFFLDRFVFETVGRWMILGKGQQTRDVESDGRKKIRKFKESAWKFVYFLSSQLLGLYVTYDEPWFTNTRYFWVGPGDQVWPDQKIKLKLKAVYMYAAGFYTYSIFALVFWETRRSDFGVSMSHHVATVILIVLSYIFRFARVGSVVLALHDASDVFLEIGKMSKYIGAEMVASGAFLLFVLSWIILRLIYYPFWIIWSTSYEVILTLDKDKHTVDGPIYYYVFNFLLICLLVLHVYWWVLIFRMLVKQIQARGQVTDDVRSDSEDEDGHEDFTKKKDGHED; this is encoded by the exons ATGGAGTACTTTGAGGAGCTGAGGCGCGCCGATTGGGAGCGGGAGTCGTACCCCGAGTACGGCGATGTCGCCGTCCTCCCCTTCtccgtcctcttcttcctcatcgcCCGATTCTTCCTCGACAGGTTCGTCTTCGAG ACAGTTGGTAGATGGATGATTTTGGGGAAGGGGCAGCAAACGAGGGATGTAGAGTCAGATGGCAGGAAGAAGATACGAAAATTCAAGGAGTCAGCATGGAAATTTGTTTACTTTCTTTCATCTCAGCTTCTGGGTCTATACGTAACCTATGATGAACCTTGGTTCACTAATACTAGATACTTTTGGGTAGGACCAGGAGATCAGGTCTGGCCTGACCAGAAGATTAA ATTGAAATTGAAGGCGGTGTACATGTATGCTGCTGGATTTTACACATACTCCATATTTGCTTTGGTTTTCTGGGAAACACGAAGATCCGACTTTGGAGTGTCAATGAGTCATCATGTCGCAACTGTGATTCTAATTGTGCTATCTTACATATTTAG GTTTGCCCGAGTGGGTTCGGTTGTATTAGCTCTTCATGATGCCAGTGATGTTTTTCTGGAAATAGGGAAGATGTCCAAGTACATTGGGGCAGAGATGGTTGCCAGTGGCGCATTTTTACTCTTTGTTTTGTCTTGGATCATTTTGCGTCTTATTTATTATCCATTCTGGATCATTTGGAGTACAAG CTACGAGGTTATCTTGACATTGGATAAGGACAAACACACAGTGGACGGCCCAATTTATTAttatgtgttcaattttcttctaatttgCTTGCTTGTTCTTCATGTCTATTGGTGGGTATTGATATTCCGGATGCTTGTGAAGCAAATTCAAGCGAGGGGGCAGGTCACTGATGATGTCAGATCTG attctgaagatgaagatggacatgaagattttaccaaaaaaaaagatggacaTGAAGATTGA
- the LOC104433341 gene encoding ASC1-like protein isoform X2, protein MILGKGQQTRDVESDGRKKIRKFKESAWKFVYFLSSQLLGLYVTYDEPWFTNTRYFWVGPGDQVWPDQKIKLKLKAVYMYAAGFYTYSIFALVFWETRRSDFGVSMSHHVATVILIVLSYIFRFARVGSVVLALHDASDVFLEIGKMSKYIGAEMVASGAFLLFVLSWIILRLIYYPFWIIWSTSYEVILTLDKDKHTVDGPIYYYVFNFLLICLLVLHVYWWVLIFRMLVKQIQARGQVTDDVRSDSEDEDGHEDFTKKKDGHED, encoded by the exons ATGATTTTGGGGAAGGGGCAGCAAACGAGGGATGTAGAGTCAGATGGCAGGAAGAAGATACGAAAATTCAAGGAGTCAGCATGGAAATTTGTTTACTTTCTTTCATCTCAGCTTCTGGGTCTATACGTAACCTATGATGAACCTTGGTTCACTAATACTAGATACTTTTGGGTAGGACCAGGAGATCAGGTCTGGCCTGACCAGAAGATTAA ATTGAAATTGAAGGCGGTGTACATGTATGCTGCTGGATTTTACACATACTCCATATTTGCTTTGGTTTTCTGGGAAACACGAAGATCCGACTTTGGAGTGTCAATGAGTCATCATGTCGCAACTGTGATTCTAATTGTGCTATCTTACATATTTAG GTTTGCCCGAGTGGGTTCGGTTGTATTAGCTCTTCATGATGCCAGTGATGTTTTTCTGGAAATAGGGAAGATGTCCAAGTACATTGGGGCAGAGATGGTTGCCAGTGGCGCATTTTTACTCTTTGTTTTGTCTTGGATCATTTTGCGTCTTATTTATTATCCATTCTGGATCATTTGGAGTACAAG CTACGAGGTTATCTTGACATTGGATAAGGACAAACACACAGTGGACGGCCCAATTTATTAttatgtgttcaattttcttctaatttgCTTGCTTGTTCTTCATGTCTATTGGTGGGTATTGATATTCCGGATGCTTGTGAAGCAAATTCAAGCGAGGGGGCAGGTCACTGATGATGTCAGATCTG attctgaagatgaagatggacatgaagattttaccaaaaaaaaagatggacaTGAAGATTGA